A genome region from Schlesneria paludicola DSM 18645 includes the following:
- a CDS encoding LysR family transcriptional regulator, which yields MARTYRYKDMQLAQLRGFCLAARERNFTVAARQLGLSASTVWEQLRALERMLGCSLLNRKGRSIELTPEGQILLDIVQPHIEAIDSLKRLFDDGRAQLSPHLVIASSQYLLRFHLPAPIREFTSKYPTVQLNIQLPTAQHLVSAVEQRTADIAICAYEPEEPRSEVLLYEPILELPLQLLTSQKHPLARKKTVELADLVEYPVILPAAGAITRRLIDRLLVRHNLAGRLQVIMEAPMFDTTQQYVEMGVGVGLMHIQVPPKTLANIHLRPIQESQVPLVIAMVVRKHGKLPKSVVDFQEIVRKSLDIADVE from the coding sequence ATGGCTCGAACTTATCGCTATAAGGACATGCAACTGGCACAGCTTCGCGGGTTCTGTCTGGCCGCCCGCGAGCGCAATTTCACCGTGGCCGCCCGACAACTGGGATTGTCGGCCTCGACCGTGTGGGAACAGCTTCGCGCCTTGGAACGCATGCTGGGGTGTTCTCTACTGAATCGGAAGGGCCGATCGATCGAACTGACGCCGGAAGGTCAGATCTTGCTCGATATCGTTCAGCCTCACATTGAGGCGATCGATTCTCTCAAGCGACTTTTCGATGATGGCCGAGCACAACTCTCACCGCATCTGGTCATCGCATCGTCACAGTACCTGCTCCGTTTTCACCTGCCAGCACCGATCCGCGAGTTCACTTCGAAATACCCGACAGTCCAGTTGAATATCCAATTGCCAACCGCCCAGCATCTGGTCTCGGCGGTTGAACAGCGGACCGCCGACATTGCAATCTGTGCCTACGAACCAGAGGAACCTCGTAGCGAAGTCCTGCTTTATGAACCGATTCTGGAGCTGCCGCTGCAGCTACTGACCTCGCAGAAGCATCCGCTGGCTCGCAAGAAAACGGTCGAACTGGCGGACCTGGTCGAATACCCGGTGATTTTACCTGCCGCGGGGGCGATCACTCGTCGGCTGATTGATCGTCTACTGGTCCGGCACAATCTGGCCGGTCGTCTTCAGGTCATCATGGAAGCCCCCATGTTCGACACGACCCAGCAATATGTCGAAATGGGTGTTGGTGTGGGATTAATGCACATCCAAGTGCCGCCGAAGACTCTGGCCAACATTCATCTTCGTCCGATTCAGGAATCTCAGGTCCCGCTCGTCATCGCGATGGTGGTCCGAAAGCACGGCAAACTTCCGAAAAGTGTCGTCGACTTTCAGGAGATCGTGCGGAAGTCGCTCGACATTGCCGACGTCGAATAG